One window from the genome of Chroococcidiopsis sp. TS-821 encodes:
- a CDS encoding GAF domain-containing protein, which yields MFVINTKNFSNAAKARHKFTMHASRRQMWRQQLPRTQKIIVLFTTFFILPILATSARAENSNRQAIAFQNNTPEQAGITHPPEMAFVPRRQVPLNLVLETGAGILLLCGLIAAYLANRTQMPLTTATKPQNTTSSKTNNLALAPRSTTPLLPNTTEPIQDEIAQAELIKEVTLQLQKAFDAEDLYKTAVKAIRRAIRSDRVVIYQLDTNTWQGNIVAESVAPGLPQTLHVKISDPCLHDRHVELYQQGHVRAINDIYHEPELTDCYIKLLEQFAVKANLVAPIVQNDVLFGLLIAHQCDRPRIWQQNEISLFSRLATQVGFAINQIDLT from the coding sequence ATGTTTGTCATTAATACTAAAAATTTCAGTAATGCTGCAAAAGCGCGGCATAAATTTACGATGCACGCGTCCCGTCGCCAAATGTGGAGACAGCAACTTCCGCGTACACAAAAAATTATTGTGTTATTCACTACATTTTTTATCTTGCCAATATTAGCAACAAGCGCAAGGGCTGAAAATTCAAATCGTCAAGCGATCGCCTTCCAGAATAATACACCTGAACAAGCAGGAATCACGCATCCGCCAGAAATGGCTTTTGTCCCAAGAAGACAGGTACCATTAAATCTTGTCCTAGAAACTGGGGCAGGAATATTGCTGTTGTGCGGACTGATCGCAGCTTACTTAGCAAATCGCACGCAAATGCCACTAACAACGGCAACCAAACCTCAAAACACGACATCATCCAAAACAAACAATCTAGCCTTAGCGCCAAGATCCACAACACCGCTACTTCCCAATACGACTGAGCCAATACAAGACGAGATCGCGCAAGCAGAACTCATAAAAGAAGTAACATTACAGTTACAAAAAGCCTTTGATGCGGAAGATTTATACAAAACCGCAGTCAAAGCAATTCGTCGCGCGATCCGCAGCGATCGCGTGGTGATTTATCAACTCGACACCAACACGTGGCAAGGAAACATTGTCGCCGAATCGGTCGCCCCAGGATTGCCACAAACTTTACACGTCAAAATCAGCGATCCGTGCCTGCACGATCGCCATGTGGAATTGTATCAACAAGGGCACGTGCGCGCGATTAACGATATCTACCACGAACCCGAATTAACCGACTGTTACATCAAGCTACTCGAACAATTCGCCGTCAAAGCAAACTTAGTCGCGCCCATCGTGCAAAATGACGTGTTATTTGGGTTACTGATTGCGCATCAGTGCGATCGCCCGCGAATTTGGCAGCAAAATGAGATTAGCTTATTTTCGCGTCTAGCAACGCAAGTCGGTTTTGCTATTAATCAAATTGATCTAACATGA
- a CDS encoding DUF362 domain-containing protein has translation MKNSQPIVSLIQAQSYERTLLRAAVEELLQPWGGLKGFIKPGDRVLLKPNLLTGSRPDKECTTRAELVYTIAQMVMDLGGKPFLGDSPAFGSAKGVAIANGYQPLISELNLPIVDFHGQRYQTVSQEFNHLLLCKEAMEADVVINLPKVKSHSQLTLTLGVKNLFGCVPGKMKAWWHMEAGKDLNRFAQMLVETARTINPDLTIIDGIIGHEGNGPSGGEPRQLGVLGAATNVFALDRAIVDILQVTPQSVPTIAAQARLGLCADTTQIHFPLLQPTTLQVDDWKLPDALVPIDFGMPRIIQSTFKHLYIRWIQEPMRAYTNAVGK, from the coding sequence ATGAAGAATTCGCAACCAATCGTTAGTTTAATTCAAGCTCAGTCTTACGAGCGAACCTTGTTACGTGCTGCTGTAGAAGAATTATTACAGCCTTGGGGAGGGCTAAAGGGTTTTATCAAACCTGGCGATCGCGTGTTACTCAAACCGAATTTACTCACAGGTTCGCGCCCTGATAAAGAATGCACAACGCGTGCTGAGTTAGTTTACACCATAGCGCAGATGGTGATGGATCTTGGGGGTAAGCCATTTTTAGGCGATAGCCCTGCATTTGGGAGTGCTAAAGGTGTGGCGATCGCCAACGGCTATCAACCGTTAATTTCTGAACTGAATTTGCCTATTGTAGACTTTCACGGGCAACGCTATCAAACAGTCAGTCAAGAGTTTAACCACTTGCTGCTGTGTAAAGAAGCAATGGAAGCGGATGTCGTCATTAATCTACCCAAGGTGAAATCGCACAGCCAACTTACGTTAACCCTCGGCGTGAAAAATCTCTTTGGCTGCGTTCCAGGAAAGATGAAAGCTTGGTGGCATATGGAAGCTGGAAAAGATCTTAACCGCTTTGCCCAAATGCTTGTCGAAACTGCGCGGACAATTAACCCAGATTTAACAATTATTGATGGCATTATCGGTCATGAAGGCAATGGTCCTAGTGGAGGCGAACCACGACAATTAGGCGTACTTGGTGCAGCGACAAACGTCTTTGCACTCGATCGCGCGATCGTCGATATATTGCAAGTGACACCTCAAAGCGTACCTACAATTGCGGCTCAAGCACGTCTTGGATTGTGTGCAGATACAACTCAAATTCACTTTCCGCTTTTACAACCTACCACGTTGCAGGTAGACGATTGGAAATTACCCGATGCGCTTGTGCCAATTGATTTTGGCATGCCGCGGATCATTCAGTCTACGTTTAAACATCTCTATATCCGCTGGATTCA